One region of Anaerolineae bacterium genomic DNA includes:
- a CDS encoding GAF domain-containing protein: MREDSWNSAGPSASFEDEHLLALIVHSACDGVLLFDLFGRILYANPAASAMCHQSVAQLHSMHIEQILDLGNAGEILRMLRQNQIVQTETQLRVGPEGRRHVLASLFSLHDSDAAPPSAAAAILRDISSQRQAYAETQRQLNELRLLNRVNMAVSSSLELEKVLSILLEETRETLGVEACSAALLDEEQQDLFFIMAEGIGANRVRGARMPASQGVIGWVVRNRQPLIVPDVSQDPRFFPGIDNITGERTRSLMCVPLEAHGRVIGGMEAINKRQGNFDKDDLRVFTLIAASAATAISNALLYQHQKELAETLERRHQELMAELRQKSGAEPREVLRRLEADMAQALSHPLTVIMHQSESWLQREDLPQELVDDLANIRAEAYRLRTFLSRLTEEGTSQENT, from the coding sequence ATGAGAGAGGACTCTTGGAATTCCGCCGGCCCGAGCGCCAGTTTTGAAGATGAGCATCTTCTCGCGCTGATCGTCCATTCCGCCTGTGACGGCGTCCTGCTCTTCGACCTGTTCGGCCGCATCCTCTATGCGAACCCCGCCGCCAGCGCGATGTGCCACCAGTCTGTAGCGCAACTGCACAGCATGCATATTGAGCAAATCCTCGACCTGGGCAATGCCGGCGAAATACTGCGCATGCTCCGCCAGAACCAGATCGTTCAGACCGAAACCCAACTGCGCGTTGGACCGGAAGGCCGCCGGCATGTGCTGGCATCCCTTTTCTCACTTCATGACAGCGATGCCGCCCCACCCTCTGCGGCGGCGGCCATCCTCCGGGATATCTCTTCCCAGCGGCAGGCATATGCCGAGACCCAGCGGCAGTTGAACGAACTGCGTCTCCTCAACCGCGTCAATATGGCAGTGTCCTCATCGCTGGAGCTGGAGAAGGTCCTGTCCATTCTCCTGGAAGAGACCCGCGAGACGTTGGGGGTGGAGGCCTGCTCCGCCGCACTGCTGGACGAGGAACAGCAGGACCTGTTCTTCATCATGGCGGAGGGGATTGGCGCCAACCGGGTGCGGGGCGCGCGCATGCCGGCGTCCCAGGGTGTCATCGGTTGGGTGGTGCGCAACCGCCAGCCCCTCATCGTGCCGGACGTGAGCCAGGACCCGCGCTTCTTCCCCGGCATTGACAACATTACTGGTGAACGCACGCGCTCCCTGATGTGCGTGCCGCTGGAGGCACATGGGCGCGTCATCGGCGGTATGGAGGCCATCAACAAGCGGCAGGGCAATTTCGATAAAGATGACCTGCGGGTATTCACGCTCATCGCCGCCTCTGCCGCCACCGCCATCTCCAACGCCCTGCTGTATCAACACCAGAAGGAGCTGGCGGAGACATTGGAACGCCGGCATCAGGAGCTGATGGCCGAACTGCGCCAGAAAAGCGGAGCGGAACCGCGGGAGGTTCTGCGCCGGCTGGAAGCGGATATGGCGCAGGCCCTTTCACACCCTCTGACGGTTATCATGCATCAGTCCGAAAGCTGGTTACAGCGCGAGGACCTTCCGCAGGAGCTGGTGGATGACCTGGCCAATATTCGCGCCGAGGCGTACCGCCTGCGCACCTTCCTCTCGCGCCTGACGGAAGAGGGGACTTCCCAGGAAAATACGTGA